Proteins from a genomic interval of Rhodococcus rhodochrous:
- a CDS encoding asparaginase, whose amino-acid sequence MSVELVEVVRSGFRECVHRGSLIVLDPDGEVLVSLGEVHTPIYPRSSNKPMQAVALLRAGFVPRDSAELAIATASHEGETDHVEAVERVLSGAGFTEKDLRCPTDLPGNELARAEVLAAGRTPRSIYMNCSGKHAAMLAACAANGWDTDGYTDAGHPLQQLVTETILELTGDIEDTDLGIDGCGLPIVPVPLFNLARAYSRLATAETGTPERAVADAVREHPFLISGTGKDDLKLMRAVGGLLCKAGADGIHAGALPDGTSFAFKIDDGHERARLPLTAALLHRLGAGAAANAATFDSERLAVLSSAPVFGGGVRVGTVRAVPGVF is encoded by the coding sequence TTGAGCGTCGAACTGGTCGAGGTGGTGCGTTCGGGCTTCCGGGAGTGCGTCCACCGCGGCTCGCTGATCGTCCTGGACCCCGACGGTGAGGTCCTCGTCTCGCTGGGCGAGGTGCACACACCGATCTATCCGCGGTCGTCGAACAAGCCGATGCAGGCGGTCGCGCTGCTGCGCGCCGGCTTCGTCCCCCGCGACTCCGCCGAACTCGCGATCGCCACGGCCTCGCACGAAGGTGAGACCGACCACGTGGAGGCCGTCGAGCGGGTCCTCTCCGGTGCCGGTTTCACCGAGAAGGACCTGCGCTGCCCGACGGATCTGCCCGGCAACGAACTCGCCCGCGCCGAGGTGCTCGCCGCCGGACGCACGCCGCGGTCGATCTACATGAACTGCTCGGGCAAGCACGCGGCGATGCTCGCGGCGTGCGCGGCGAACGGCTGGGACACCGACGGCTACACCGACGCGGGGCACCCCCTGCAGCAACTGGTGACCGAGACCATCCTCGAGCTGACCGGCGACATCGAGGACACCGATCTCGGCATCGACGGTTGCGGCCTGCCGATCGTGCCCGTCCCCCTGTTCAACCTCGCCCGCGCCTACTCGCGGCTCGCGACGGCGGAGACCGGCACGCCCGAGCGCGCGGTGGCCGACGCGGTGCGCGAGCATCCGTTCCTGATCTCCGGCACCGGCAAGGACGACCTGAAGCTCATGCGCGCGGTGGGCGGCCTGCTGTGCAAGGCGGGCGCCGACGGGATCCACGCCGGCGCGCTGCCGGACGGCACGTCCTTCGCCTTCAAGATCGACGACGGGCACGAGCGGGCACGCCTCCCGCTCACCGCGGCCCTGCTCCACCGCCTCGGAGCGGGTGCCGCCGCGAACGCCGCGACCTTCGATTCCGAACGGCTGGCGGTGCTCTCGTCGGCACCGGTCTTCGGTGGTGGCGTGCGAGTCGGCACCGTCCGGGCCGTCCCGGGGGTGTTCTGA
- a CDS encoding aminodeoxychorismate lyase: MAERVLVTLDGEVRDADAPLLHADDFGVLRGDGVFETLLVRGGRARALELHLARLAASAAAAQLPEPDRDDWRLAVDVALEQWGAEQEGVLRLVYTRGREGADTPTAFLLVTPVAERVGIARRDGVSVVTLERGYSTDLAQKAPWQLLGAKTLSYATNMAALRHAESIGADDVIFVSAEGYVLEGPRSTVLVARGRTLLTPPPEQGILPGTTQQALFDLAGERDFTVRYEPLRPADLVVADGVWLISSVALAVRVHTLNGHALVSRVQEGEIEGLVSDAVDTAS; the protein is encoded by the coding sequence ATGGCTGAGCGGGTGCTGGTGACGCTGGACGGCGAGGTGAGGGATGCGGACGCACCCCTTCTGCACGCCGACGATTTCGGTGTTCTTCGTGGCGACGGGGTGTTCGAGACGTTGCTCGTGCGAGGCGGCCGGGCGCGTGCGCTCGAACTGCATCTCGCCCGGCTCGCGGCGTCCGCGGCCGCCGCACAGTTGCCCGAACCCGACCGCGACGACTGGCGGCTCGCCGTCGACGTGGCACTCGAGCAGTGGGGCGCCGAGCAGGAAGGCGTCCTGCGCCTGGTCTACACGCGGGGTCGTGAGGGCGCCGACACGCCGACGGCCTTCCTGCTCGTGACGCCGGTGGCCGAGCGCGTCGGCATCGCGCGGCGCGACGGCGTGTCCGTGGTGACCCTCGAGCGGGGTTACTCGACCGATCTGGCGCAGAAGGCGCCGTGGCAGCTCCTCGGCGCCAAGACGCTGTCGTACGCGACGAACATGGCGGCACTGCGTCACGCCGAGTCGATCGGCGCCGACGACGTGATCTTCGTCAGTGCCGAGGGCTACGTGCTCGAGGGGCCGCGGTCGACGGTGCTCGTCGCGCGCGGCCGGACGCTGCTCACGCCGCCGCCGGAGCAGGGGATCCTTCCCGGCACCACGCAGCAGGCGCTGTTCGACCTGGCGGGCGAGCGGGATTTCACGGTCCGGTACGAGCCGCTGCGTCCGGCGGATCTCGTCGTCGCCGACGGTGTCTGGCTGATCTCGAGCGTGGCCCTCGCGGTGCGGGTGCACACGCTCAACGGGCACGCGCTGGTCTCGCGGGTCCAGGAGGGCGAGATCGAGGGGCTCGTGAGCGATGCGGTCGACACCGCTTCCTGA
- a CDS encoding CPBP family intramembrane glutamic endopeptidase encodes MDLGPRGTAAANAGFGVVLAAATRAVGVSATELGWRKAGKGLRWGTTSAVLPVAAYTVMLAVPPVRRRMAAGARRADHTEWVFVHIPFGTVLAEELMFRSVLYALARRASRRWHPSRASRWWHRVLTSVAFGLWHVAPARHAGDSVPGTVVLTALSGVVFDELRRRSGSVVAPMLLHLAINAGGAVAVGIATSPPH; translated from the coding sequence ATGGATCTCGGTCCGCGCGGCACGGCTGCCGCGAACGCCGGATTCGGTGTCGTGCTCGCCGCGGCGACCCGCGCGGTCGGCGTCTCCGCAACCGAGCTCGGCTGGCGCAAGGCAGGGAAGGGCCTGCGGTGGGGGACCACCTCGGCGGTGCTGCCGGTCGCGGCCTACACGGTGATGCTCGCCGTCCCGCCCGTGCGGCGGCGGATGGCCGCCGGAGCGCGACGCGCCGACCACACCGAGTGGGTCTTCGTGCACATCCCCTTCGGCACGGTCCTGGCCGAGGAACTGATGTTCCGATCGGTGCTGTACGCCCTGGCTCGCCGCGCTTCGCGGCGGTGGCATCCGAGCCGCGCCTCGCGGTGGTGGCACCGGGTGCTGACCTCGGTCGCCTTCGGGCTCTGGCACGTCGCCCCCGCCCGGCACGCCGGGGACTCGGTGCCCGGAACGGTCGTGCTCACCGCCCTGAGCGGGGTGGTGTTCGACGAATTGCGGCGACGGAGCGGCAGTGTCGTTGCGCCGATGCTCCTGCACCTGGCGATCAACGCCGGCGGTGCCGTCGCGGTGGGCATCGCGACGAGTCCACCTCATTAG
- the purF gene encoding amidophosphoribosyltransferase has product MTSADLSVHTRNLLASTEPENEPREECGVFGVWAPGEDVSKLTYYGLYALQHRGQEAAGIAVADGSQVLVFKDLGLVSQVFDEQTLAAMTGHIAIGHCRYSTTGSTTWENAQPIFRTTAAGSGVALGHNGNLVNTAELAERGRRLGVLDPTRPGAANSDSDTVGALLAHGAKDSTIEEAAMKLLPQLRGAFCLTFMDEHTLYAARDPWGIRPLCLGRLDRGWVVASETAALDIVGASFVRDIEPGELLAIDADGVRSSRFANPEPKGCVFEYVYLARPDSTIAGRSVHATRVEIGRRLAKEHPIDGDLVIPVPESGTPAAVGYAQGSGIPYGQGLMKNAYVGRTFIQPSQTIRQLGIRLKLNPLREVIRGKRLVVVDDSIVRGNTQRALIRMLREAGALEIHVRIASPPVKWPCFYGIDFASPAELIANGAGTRDTVEEGHDYDEMVEMVRRSIGADSLGYISIDGMIGATEQPASRLCAACFDGHYPIALPSEHQAGKDVLAGVVDTDSATPTVLDNDNADVLSRP; this is encoded by the coding sequence GTGACCAGTGCCGATCTGTCGGTCCACACACGTAATCTTCTCGCCTCCACCGAACCCGAGAACGAACCCCGCGAAGAGTGCGGAGTGTTCGGAGTGTGGGCTCCGGGCGAGGACGTGTCGAAGCTCACTTATTACGGTCTCTATGCGCTGCAGCACCGCGGACAGGAAGCTGCGGGCATCGCCGTGGCCGACGGTTCACAGGTGCTCGTGTTCAAGGATCTCGGTCTCGTCAGCCAGGTCTTCGACGAGCAGACGCTCGCCGCGATGACCGGCCACATCGCCATCGGCCACTGCCGTTACTCCACCACCGGGTCCACGACCTGGGAGAACGCGCAGCCGATCTTCCGCACCACCGCCGCCGGCTCGGGCGTCGCGCTCGGCCACAACGGCAACCTCGTCAACACCGCCGAACTCGCCGAACGCGGACGCCGTCTCGGCGTGCTCGATCCCACACGGCCCGGTGCGGCGAACTCCGACTCCGACACCGTCGGTGCGCTGCTCGCCCACGGCGCGAAGGACAGCACGATCGAAGAGGCCGCGATGAAGCTGCTCCCGCAGCTGCGCGGCGCGTTCTGCCTGACCTTCATGGACGAGCACACCCTCTACGCGGCCCGCGACCCCTGGGGCATCCGCCCGCTGTGCCTCGGACGCCTCGATCGCGGCTGGGTCGTCGCCAGCGAGACCGCCGCCCTCGACATCGTCGGTGCCTCCTTCGTCCGCGACATCGAGCCCGGTGAACTGCTCGCGATCGACGCGGACGGTGTCCGCTCGTCGCGCTTCGCGAACCCCGAACCCAAGGGCTGCGTCTTCGAGTACGTCTACCTCGCGCGCCCCGACTCGACCATCGCCGGTCGCTCCGTCCACGCGACCCGCGTGGAGATCGGCCGCCGGCTCGCGAAGGAACACCCGATCGACGGCGATCTGGTCATCCCGGTGCCCGAGTCGGGCACCCCGGCCGCCGTCGGCTACGCGCAAGGCTCGGGGATCCCGTACGGCCAGGGCCTGATGAAGAACGCCTATGTCGGCCGTACCTTCATCCAGCCGAGCCAGACGATCCGCCAGCTCGGTATCCGGCTCAAGCTCAACCCCCTGCGCGAGGTGATCCGCGGCAAGCGCCTCGTCGTCGTCGACGACTCGATCGTGCGCGGCAACACCCAGCGCGCCCTGATCCGCATGCTGCGCGAGGCCGGTGCCCTCGAGATCCACGTGCGCATCGCCTCGCCGCCGGTCAAGTGGCCCTGCTTCTACGGCATCGACTTCGCCTCGCCGGCCGAGTTGATCGCCAACGGTGCGGGCACCCGCGACACCGTCGAAGAGGGGCACGACTACGACGAGATGGTCGAGATGGTGCGCCGGTCGATCGGCGCCGACTCGCTCGGCTACATCTCGATCGACGGCATGATCGGCGCCACCGAGCAGCCCGCATCCCGTTTGTGCGCTGCATGTTTCGACGGCCACTACCCGATCGCTCTCCCCAGCGAACATCAGGCGGGCAAGGACGTCCTCGCCGGCGTCGTCGACACCGATTCGGCCACCCCGACCGTGTTGGACAACGACAACGCGGACGTTCTCAGTCGGCCGTAG
- a CDS encoding sterol carrier family protein, translating into MAPRRPVDPAELRAALERVGPWVTGESDEKPPRPDLAAAVRLSARTLEQIAPGSSVEVRVPPFVAVQCIEGPRHTRGTPPNVVETDPRTWLRLVVGSIDFDGAVDSGAVEASGGRAAEIGRLLPIARL; encoded by the coding sequence ATGGCACCTCGGAGACCCGTCGACCCCGCCGAACTACGCGCAGCTCTCGAACGGGTGGGTCCGTGGGTGACGGGGGAGAGCGACGAGAAGCCGCCGCGCCCCGATCTCGCCGCCGCTGTGCGGCTCAGTGCCCGCACCCTCGAACAGATCGCCCCGGGGTCGAGTGTGGAGGTGCGGGTGCCGCCGTTCGTGGCCGTCCAGTGCATCGAAGGCCCACGTCACACACGGGGGACACCGCCGAACGTCGTCGAGACCGATCCGCGGACATGGTTGCGTCTGGTGGTCGGCAGCATCGATTTCGACGGGGCCGTGGACTCGGGTGCGGTGGAGGCGTCGGGTGGGCGCGCAGCGGAGATCGGACGGCTGCTCCCGATCGCCCGACTCTGA
- a CDS encoding MOSC domain-containing protein, protein MTAETAGTRPATSGTVAAVCVVHTLHETGLRRNPVTAIDKRPVDGPVHVGELGLTGDRQCDTANHGGVHKAVYAFSQDESRRWGAELDRELPIGWFGENLHVSGFSPTDAVIGERWRVGDGGLLLEVTGPRTPCRTFAIRSEEDDWATRFVARGDCGAYLKVISEGPVAAGDRIVVEHVPSHGATVRDLFTGQGHERVAAMLEQQADIAPSVADKARRLVGRTQEGRTRKGESR, encoded by the coding sequence GTGACCGCCGAGACGGCCGGCACGCGGCCGGCGACCTCGGGGACCGTCGCAGCGGTCTGCGTCGTGCACACGCTGCACGAGACCGGACTGCGGCGTAATCCCGTCACCGCGATCGACAAGCGTCCCGTCGACGGGCCGGTGCACGTCGGCGAGCTCGGCCTGACCGGCGACCGCCAGTGCGACACCGCCAACCACGGTGGCGTCCACAAGGCCGTCTACGCCTTCTCGCAGGACGAGTCGCGCCGCTGGGGCGCCGAACTCGACCGGGAGTTGCCCATCGGCTGGTTCGGCGAGAATCTGCACGTCTCCGGGTTCTCCCCCACCGACGCCGTCATCGGCGAGCGGTGGCGGGTCGGCGACGGCGGTCTGCTCCTCGAGGTGACCGGCCCCCGCACCCCCTGCCGCACCTTCGCGATCCGTTCGGAGGAGGACGACTGGGCCACCCGGTTCGTCGCTCGCGGCGACTGCGGCGCGTACCTGAAGGTGATCTCCGAGGGACCGGTGGCCGCGGGCGACCGCATCGTCGTCGAGCACGTCCCCTCCCACGGGGCCACGGTGCGCGATCTGTTCACCGGGCAGGGCCACGAGCGGGTCGCCGCGATGCTCGAGCAGCAGGCCGACATCGCTCCCAGCGTCGCCGACAAGGCCCGCCGCCTCGTCGGGCGAACACAGGAGGGGCGCACACGGAAGGGAGAGAGCCGTTGA
- a CDS encoding alpha/beta hydrolase, whose protein sequence is MPATQVDRLAAFEARQGRIIAAVTDFGERHPLTARVWGWLSLDFTGVAFAALFFCWSLTPSLLPRDWLFQGLIGGINAAIGYGVGCIVGWVVARFLLPGRRWWPPPLPVLRAIKVAVPVAAVLASLVALVLSAGEQRQLAALMGVEGTTTSGYLRTIVLSVAVAAALIALWRGLRDIVRWVSMLLMRRTRMPLGLARTLGVLVVVLATFMLIDGVLIRGTYAIVNQAFGLQDDTTRPGAIQPIDPAKSGSPESLAPWETLGFEGRNFVSRGLDAEELTAVNGSPAPEPIRVYVGLDTAPTPEERIDLVLAELERTGAFDRSTLVLIPTTGTGWVNPTAARAMELVHNGDLAMVAWQYSYLPSWISFLADREKAAAAGKMLIERVHERWSQLPEDDRPDLFLYGESLGTQSGEGAFDSLAEIRAQMDGVLWVGPPNSNRLWRQLVERRDPGTTEVQPVYADGLVVRFADSREAIHEPDTPWLSPRVLYIQHASDPVVWWSPDLLFSRPDWLSEPPGHDRLPQMRWFPFVTFWQVSADLTNAAGVPDGHGHNYGSAVLEGWIEITQPEDWTETDTERVRIALEAFAEDDGPEK, encoded by the coding sequence GTGCCGGCCACCCAGGTCGATCGGCTGGCGGCGTTCGAGGCCCGGCAGGGCCGGATCATCGCTGCGGTCACCGACTTCGGTGAGCGCCACCCCCTCACCGCACGGGTGTGGGGGTGGCTCAGCCTGGACTTCACGGGCGTCGCCTTCGCCGCGCTCTTCTTCTGCTGGTCGCTGACGCCGTCGCTGCTCCCGCGCGACTGGCTCTTCCAGGGCCTGATCGGCGGCATCAACGCCGCGATCGGGTACGGCGTCGGATGCATCGTGGGCTGGGTCGTGGCACGCTTCCTGCTCCCCGGGCGGAGGTGGTGGCCGCCGCCGCTCCCGGTCCTGCGTGCCATCAAGGTCGCGGTTCCGGTCGCGGCCGTTCTCGCGTCGCTCGTCGCGCTCGTGCTCTCCGCCGGCGAGCAACGCCAGCTCGCAGCCCTCATGGGTGTCGAGGGCACCACGACCTCGGGATATCTACGCACCATCGTGCTGAGCGTCGCGGTCGCGGCCGCCCTCATCGCGCTGTGGCGCGGGCTGCGCGACATCGTCCGCTGGGTGTCGATGCTGCTCATGCGCCGCACCCGGATGCCGCTCGGTCTCGCCCGCACGCTGGGCGTTCTCGTCGTGGTCCTCGCCACCTTCATGCTCATCGACGGCGTGCTCATCCGCGGCACCTACGCCATCGTCAACCAGGCGTTCGGCCTGCAGGACGACACCACCCGTCCCGGCGCGATCCAACCCATCGATCCCGCCAAGTCCGGTAGCCCCGAATCCCTCGCGCCGTGGGAGACGCTCGGATTCGAGGGTCGCAACTTCGTCTCGCGAGGACTCGACGCCGAGGAACTGACCGCCGTCAACGGCAGTCCCGCACCGGAACCGATCCGGGTGTACGTCGGTCTCGACACCGCACCCACCCCGGAAGAACGCATCGACCTCGTCCTCGCAGAACTCGAACGGACCGGTGCCTTCGACCGCTCGACGCTCGTCCTGATCCCCACTACCGGCACCGGCTGGGTCAATCCCACCGCGGCCCGCGCGATGGAGCTCGTCCACAACGGCGACCTGGCGATGGTGGCCTGGCAGTACTCCTACCTCCCGAGTTGGATCTCCTTCCTCGCCGACCGCGAGAAGGCCGCTGCCGCAGGCAAGATGCTGATCGAGCGGGTGCACGAACGCTGGTCGCAGCTGCCCGAGGACGACCGCCCCGATCTGTTCCTCTACGGCGAGAGCCTCGGCACGCAGTCGGGGGAGGGCGCCTTCGACAGTCTCGCCGAGATCCGCGCCCAGATGGACGGGGTGCTGTGGGTGGGCCCGCCCAACTCCAACCGTCTGTGGCGGCAGCTCGTCGAGCGCCGCGATCCCGGCACGACCGAAGTGCAGCCGGTGTACGCGGACGGTCTCGTCGTACGCTTCGCCGACAGCCGGGAGGCGATCCACGAGCCCGACACGCCGTGGCTGTCGCCGCGCGTGCTCTACATCCAGCACGCCTCGGATCCCGTCGTCTGGTGGTCGCCGGATCTGTTGTTCTCCCGCCCCGACTGGCTGTCGGAGCCGCCCGGACACGACCGGTTGCCGCAGATGCGGTGGTTCCCCTTCGTCACCTTCTGGCAGGTCTCCGCCGACCTCACCAACGCGGCCGGCGTGCCCGACGGGCACGGCCACAACTACGGGTCGGCGGTGCTCGAGGGATGGATCGAGATCACCCAGCCCGAGGATTGGACCGAGACCGACACCGAGCGGGTGCGCATCGCCCTCGAGGCGTTCGCCGAGGACGACGGGCCCGAGAAGTGA
- the ygfZ gene encoding CAF17-like 4Fe-4S cluster assembly/insertion protein YgfZ: MTESPIVSESALLALPGAVASPSGGPDAGLPWHYGDPLGEQRAAATSAAVVDRSTRFVIAIPGDERLSWLHTISSQHIASLPNGTSAENLSLDANGRVEHHFVQTDLDGVTWIDTEADRGPDLLAFLKKMVFWAKAEPRDGNELAVLSLLGPDAGSPAVLAALGIDALPAESYAAVALPAGGFVRRMPWPTEHSFDLLVPRESLTAIFTALRDAGARPAGSWAFEALRVEAVRPRIGVDTDERTIPHEARWIGGPEQHGAVHLDKGCYRGQETVARVHNLGKPPRHLVLLHLDGSADGRPETGDDITAGGRAVGRIGTIVDHHELGPIALALVKRTITPDTALVAGPCAASIDPDSIPPDDGIQAGRAAVDRLRGR; encoded by the coding sequence GTGACCGAGTCTCCGATCGTGTCCGAAAGCGCCCTTCTCGCACTTCCCGGCGCAGTCGCCTCGCCTTCCGGCGGGCCCGATGCCGGACTCCCCTGGCATTACGGCGACCCGCTCGGCGAGCAACGCGCCGCCGCCACTTCGGCCGCCGTGGTCGACCGTTCCACCCGTTTCGTCATCGCCATCCCGGGCGACGAACGCCTGAGCTGGTTGCACACCATCTCCAGCCAGCACATCGCGTCGCTCCCGAACGGCACCTCCGCCGAGAACCTGAGCCTCGACGCGAACGGCCGCGTCGAACACCACTTCGTGCAGACCGACCTCGACGGCGTGACCTGGATCGACACCGAGGCCGACCGCGGCCCCGACCTGCTCGCCTTCCTGAAGAAGATGGTGTTCTGGGCGAAGGCCGAACCCCGTGACGGCAACGAACTCGCGGTCCTGAGCCTCCTCGGGCCGGACGCCGGGAGCCCCGCCGTGCTCGCCGCGCTCGGGATCGACGCGCTGCCGGCCGAGTCCTATGCCGCCGTCGCCCTGCCCGCCGGTGGCTTCGTCCGCCGCATGCCGTGGCCCACCGAGCACTCCTTCGACCTCCTGGTGCCGCGCGAGTCGCTCACCGCGATCTTCACAGCCCTGCGGGACGCCGGCGCGCGTCCGGCCGGCAGCTGGGCGTTCGAGGCCCTGCGCGTCGAAGCGGTCCGCCCCCGGATCGGTGTCGACACCGACGAGCGCACCATCCCCCACGAGGCCCGCTGGATCGGCGGACCCGAGCAGCACGGCGCCGTCCACCTCGACAAGGGGTGCTATCGCGGGCAGGAGACGGTCGCGCGGGTCCACAACCTCGGCAAGCCCCCGCGACATCTCGTCCTGCTCCATCTCGACGGCTCGGCCGACGGACGACCCGAGACGGGCGACGACATCACCGCCGGAGGTCGCGCGGTCGGACGCATCGGCACGATCGTCGACCATCACGAGCTCGGGCCGATCGCGCTCGCACTCGTCAAGCGCACCATCACGCCCGACACGGCCCTCGTCGCAGGACCGTGCGCGGCGTCCATCGACCCCGACTCCATCCCTCCCGACGACGGCATCCAGGCAGGAAGGGCGGCGGTCGATCGATTGCGCGGCCGGTGA
- a CDS encoding DUF3073 domain-containing protein: MGRGRAKAKQTKVARQLKYSSPSTDFESLQRELSGGATNSQRDEVFAEQRSGWDDDYDDDWRR; encoded by the coding sequence ATGGGCCGCGGCCGGGCTAAGGCAAAGCAGACCAAGGTTGCACGGCAACTCAAGTACAGCTCGCCGTCCACCGACTTCGAGAGCCTCCAGCGAGAGCTGTCTGGCGGAGCAACCAACTCGCAGCGGGACGAAGTCTTCGCCGAGCAACGTTCCGGTTGGGACGACGACTACGACGACGACTGGCGTCGCTGA
- the purM gene encoding phosphoribosylformylglycinamidine cyclo-ligase — MTEDATPGASYAAAGVDIEAGDRAVELFAPHAKRATRPEVMGGLGGFAGLFALKDGYKEPLLAASTDGVGTKLAVAQALDKHDTVGLDLVAMVVDDLVVCGAEPLFLQDYIAVGRVVPERVAEIVAGIAEGCVQAGCALLGGETAEHPGVMAADDYDLSATGVGVVEAEKLLGPDRVRPGDVVIAMGASGLHSNGYSLARKVLLDIGKMSLTAHVDEFGRTLGEELLEPTRIYAKDCLALAAETEVRTFCHVTGGGLAANLARVMPKGLVAELDRTTWSPAPVFGLIAQRGRVERVEMEKTFNMGVGMVAIVAPEDVDRALAVLTARHIDCWTLGTVRKAQDGADERAVLLGDHPRF; from the coding sequence ATGACCGAGGACGCAACCCCCGGAGCTTCCTACGCCGCGGCGGGCGTGGACATCGAGGCCGGTGACCGAGCCGTCGAACTGTTCGCCCCGCATGCGAAGAGGGCCACCCGCCCGGAGGTCATGGGCGGCCTGGGTGGGTTCGCCGGTCTGTTCGCGCTCAAGGACGGATACAAGGAGCCGCTGCTCGCGGCGTCCACCGACGGTGTCGGCACCAAGCTCGCGGTGGCACAGGCGCTCGACAAGCACGACACGGTCGGTCTCGACCTCGTCGCCATGGTCGTCGACGACCTCGTGGTCTGCGGCGCCGAGCCGCTCTTCCTGCAGGACTACATCGCCGTCGGCCGCGTCGTGCCCGAGCGGGTCGCGGAGATCGTCGCCGGCATCGCCGAGGGCTGCGTCCAGGCCGGTTGCGCGCTGCTCGGTGGCGAGACCGCCGAGCACCCGGGCGTCATGGCCGCCGACGACTACGACCTGTCCGCGACCGGCGTGGGTGTCGTCGAGGCCGAGAAGCTGCTCGGACCCGACCGCGTGCGCCCCGGCGACGTCGTCATCGCGATGGGCGCCTCGGGACTGCACTCGAACGGCTACTCGCTCGCCCGCAAGGTGCTGCTCGACATCGGCAAGATGAGCCTGACGGCGCACGTCGACGAGTTCGGTCGCACCCTCGGCGAGGAGCTGCTCGAGCCCACCCGCATCTACGCCAAGGACTGCCTCGCGCTCGCCGCCGAGACCGAGGTGCGTACCTTCTGCCACGTCACCGGTGGCGGCCTCGCCGCGAACCTCGCGCGCGTGATGCCCAAGGGGCTCGTCGCCGAGCTCGACCGCACCACCTGGAGTCCGGCTCCGGTCTTCGGCCTCATCGCGCAGCGCGGACGGGTCGAGCGGGTCGAGATGGAGAAGACCTTCAACATGGGCGTCGGCATGGTGGCCATCGTGGCCCCCGAGGACGTCGACCGCGCTCTGGCGGTGCTCACCGCCCGGCACATCGACTGCTGGACGCTCGGCACGGTCCGCAAGGCACAGGACGGCGCCGACGAGCGCGCGGTGCTGCTCGGAGACCACCCGCGCTTCTGA